A region from the Acyrthosiphon pisum isolate AL4f chromosome A1, pea_aphid_22Mar2018_4r6ur, whole genome shotgun sequence genome encodes:
- the LOC115033849 gene encoding receptor expression-enhancing protein 5-like, with amino-acid sequence MVRANKVKLVMEIMENILHDTSKPWTNFFGRVETRTGVPRLKLLIGILLVTSVILLVFGTNAMALSNAIGLIYPAKATVSLMISPPKRQNYAPAAAAAETQNKKFTYWLTFCAVLIVEQYCGFVLFLFPWYLLLRTLFLIWCSTPIRNSGAAFINAKVIYRIFKDCGKQQPTRRPHVNINCSKIQNLTQHRQPYRRNCLPPRRSPQTTSWRSALRK; translated from the exons ATGGTACGAGCAAACAAGGTGAAATTGGTAATGGAAATCATGGAAAACATATTACACGACACATCAAAACCGTGGACGAATTTCTTTGGGCGTGTGGAAACGCGGACCGGCGTACCCAGGTTAAAACTCCTGATAGGAATTCTGCTGGTCACGTCGGTCATCCTGCTCGTTTTTGGAACAAACGCGATGGCGTTGAGCAACGCCATCGGATTGATATACCCAGCAAAGGCGACGGTGTCGCTAATGATTTCGCCCCCGAAGAGGCAGAATTACGctcccgccgccgccgctgccgaaACCCAAAACAAAAAGTTCACGTACTGGCTTACGTTCTGCGCAGTCTTGATCGTAGAGCAGTACTGCGGATTCGTATTATTCCTATTTCCGTGGTACTTACTGTTGAGGACATTATTTTTGATATGGTGTTCCACGCCAATCCGAAACAGCGGTGCGGCTTTCATAAACGCCAAGGTCATATATAGAATCTTCAAG gaTTGTGGTAAACAGCAGCCTACGCGAAGGCCTCACGTCAACATTAACTGTTCCAAAATCCAAAACTTGACGCAACACCGCCAACCATATCGGCGAAATTGTCTGCCACCTCGGCGATCACCTCAGACGACATCTTGGAGGTCGGCACTTCGGAAATGA